From Methanosarcina lacustris Z-7289, one genomic window encodes:
- a CDS encoding ABC transporter permease, with product MTIVTELTDSLIIAKKEFKILSRKKALLIPLILFPIIMIVFFGYGMGGTVKEAPILIINDDTGRASSSLVQEIGSYTTKYDGSPMFSVTYTKDMSQSEAESKIDAGMYKGVLIIPPDYSDNVAKNESMTLTLLTDSSDVTTSSVIINFMRQLLAKAGSITLNVPNIYGNLEYLDFLIPGVIALTVFMGSVATTGSAIAGEKEDGTLVRMLMTPVSKRSVILGKTIYQLILQLGRAVILILAAYFLLGFNMNGSWLLVSLVLVIFTLGGVGMGIVMSTMVEDMESFFQLNMLVTMPAMFVTGVFFPLSSVPDWMRYIAYCLPLTYAIDAMRTIMIKGQGLNAVSNDLIILSLFAIITFTAGVHLFRREA from the coding sequence ATGACAATAGTGACTGAGCTAACGGATTCATTGATAATAGCGAAAAAGGAATTCAAAATACTTTCCAGAAAAAAAGCTCTCTTAATTCCTTTGATTTTATTCCCTATTATCATGATAGTCTTTTTTGGCTACGGTATGGGTGGCACAGTCAAAGAAGCTCCCATTCTCATAATCAATGACGATACAGGAAGAGCCTCAAGTTCCCTTGTTCAGGAAATCGGAAGCTATACCACCAAATACGATGGAAGTCCAATGTTCTCGGTAACCTACACAAAGGACATGTCTCAGTCGGAAGCCGAGAGTAAAATAGATGCCGGAATGTACAAAGGCGTTCTGATAATTCCACCGGATTATAGCGATAATGTAGCGAAAAATGAAAGCATGACTTTGACGCTTCTGACTGATTCATCAGACGTTACAACAAGCAGCGTAATAATAAATTTTATGAGGCAGTTGTTGGCAAAAGCAGGATCAATCACCTTAAACGTGCCCAATATTTACGGTAATCTTGAATACCTGGACTTTCTCATACCAGGCGTTATAGCCCTTACTGTGTTTATGGGTTCTGTAGCAACCACGGGTTCTGCTATTGCAGGAGAAAAAGAAGATGGCACACTTGTCCGTATGTTAATGACGCCTGTCAGCAAGAGATCTGTGATTCTCGGGAAAACGATATACCAGCTAATATTGCAATTAGGCAGAGCTGTTATCCTGATACTTGCAGCATATTTTCTGCTGGGATTCAATATGAATGGTAGCTGGCTTCTAGTTTCTCTGGTGCTTGTTATTTTCACTCTTGGTGGCGTTGGGATGGGAATAGTCATGTCGACAATGGTAGAAGACATGGAATCTTTTTTTCAATTAAACATGCTTGTTACTATGCCAGCAATGTTTGTTACAGGTGTATTTTTTCCATTGAGTTCGGTCCCTGACTGGATGCGTTATATAGCTTATTGCTTGCCTCTGACTTATGCAATTGATGCTATGCGTACTATTATGATAAAGGGCCAGGGTTTGAACGCCGTATCTAATGATTTGATAATACTTTCACTGTTTGCAATTATTACTTTCACTGCAGGTGTCCATCTTTTTAGGAGGGAAGCATAA
- a CDS encoding COG1361 S-layer family protein: protein MKKMIIISLLLISMISCVAGASNTPDNYNIPQSFDLGKNYYDVYGSPDLNATIIGSNEFERDQTATLNIDLMNKGKLLGFKNDRTPYDSDEIYAARTEMKLESSIVDAISVVASLSVDPGSPIEVKSVSQQIGSIKSGENALTPAKFDIKIDKNAKAGEYNLYLNLSYDYQKNAQITNADSVAQTYDVNHWYGIMNQNQILKIKVKNQADFEIVNTTGIIYPGGEGVVQIEIKNTGEEEARNVKAIINPSDPLSTTDSMAFLSTIAPGSTAVAKIKIKADSAAVPKMYGIDTVVRYENPDGDIVYSDTLQAPVEVKESGLFQRFFGWI from the coding sequence ATGAAAAAAATGATAATAATCTCTCTGCTATTAATTTCTATGATATCATGCGTAGCAGGCGCTTCTAATACGCCGGATAATTATAATATCCCTCAAAGCTTTGATCTTGGAAAAAACTATTATGATGTTTACGGTAGCCCTGATCTTAATGCTACCATTATTGGAAGTAATGAATTCGAGAGGGATCAAACAGCTACTTTGAATATTGATTTAATGAACAAAGGCAAATTATTAGGATTTAAGAATGACAGGACTCCTTATGATTCGGATGAAATCTATGCTGCCAGGACAGAAATGAAGCTGGAAAGCAGTATAGTGGATGCCATAAGTGTGGTCGCTTCTCTCTCAGTAGACCCGGGCAGTCCTATTGAGGTAAAATCAGTCAGCCAGCAAATAGGTAGTATAAAAAGTGGAGAAAATGCACTGACGCCGGCAAAATTCGATATAAAAATAGATAAAAATGCAAAGGCAGGAGAATACAACCTCTACTTGAATCTCTCTTATGACTACCAGAAGAATGCGCAAATAACAAATGCGGATTCTGTTGCTCAGACCTATGATGTGAATCACTGGTATGGAATAATGAACCAGAACCAGATATTAAAGATTAAAGTGAAAAATCAGGCTGATTTTGAGATCGTAAACACTACAGGAATTATTTATCCCGGTGGGGAGGGCGTGGTCCAGATAGAGATTAAAAATACAGGTGAGGAAGAGGCAAGAAATGTTAAAGCTATAATTAATCCGTCTGACCCTCTAAGCACAACTGATAGTATGGCATTCTTATCTACTATAGCACCCGGAAGCACGGCTGTTGCAAAGATTAAAATTAAGGCAGATAGCGCAGCAGTACCTAAAATGTATGGAATAGATACTGTAGTGAGATATGAAAACCCAGACGGCGACATTGTATATTCAGATACCCTCCAGGCTCCAGTAGAGGTAAAGGAATCAGGACTGTTTCAGAGATTCTTTGGATGGATTTAA
- a CDS encoding class I SAM-dependent methyltransferase translates to MEQTFDEFINYCYNRILDRIPDPGGKEHYIKLLNKGVPKHEILISLLNSDEYAERIKYLMSPTIKFAPPGHFYSPLPDIDGISKLYQKIDKSRNPIGIDINGDKQIELLKQFKKYISAVPFGDGFRKNNNRYFFNGDEWYSYGDAIILFCMINHFKPKRLVEVGSGYSSIVTLDTCEFSNLETKITFIEPYPDLILSLLSDRDDPEKLILRKKVQNINLSLFEDLNSGDILFVDSSHVVKFASDVLFIISEVLPRLKSGVIIHFHDIFWPFEYPFEWLERGFAWNEAYFLKALLLNNNNYEILYFNDYMGQIHHDLVKQYMPLALKNCGCGIWLKKT, encoded by the coding sequence ATGGAGCAGACTTTTGACGAATTTATCAATTATTGTTATAACAGGATTTTAGATAGAATTCCTGATCCTGGAGGAAAAGAACATTATATTAAATTATTGAATAAAGGTGTGCCAAAACACGAAATATTAATCTCTCTTTTGAACTCTGATGAATATGCTGAACGCATAAAGTATCTCATGAGTCCTACGATCAAATTCGCTCCTCCCGGACATTTTTATTCTCCATTACCAGATATAGATGGTATCTCAAAGTTATATCAAAAAATCGACAAATCTCGGAACCCGATTGGAATTGATATCAACGGTGATAAGCAGATAGAACTACTAAAACAGTTCAAAAAATATATTTCTGCAGTACCATTTGGAGATGGTTTCAGGAAGAACAATAACAGATATTTTTTTAACGGTGATGAATGGTATAGTTATGGCGATGCAATTATATTATTTTGCATGATCAACCATTTTAAACCAAAAAGACTTGTTGAAGTAGGATCAGGTTATTCGTCAATTGTTACTTTGGACACATGCGAATTTTCAAATCTGGAAACGAAAATTACCTTTATTGAACCTTATCCGGATCTCATTTTAAGTCTATTGTCTGACCGAGATGATCCTGAAAAGCTTATTTTAAGAAAAAAAGTTCAAAACATAAATTTATCGCTTTTTGAAGATCTGAATAGTGGGGATATTCTATTTGTAGATAGTTCCCATGTTGTGAAGTTTGCGAGTGATGTTCTTTTTATTATTTCCGAAGTACTTCCCCGTCTCAAATCTGGTGTGATTATTCATTTTCACGATATCTTTTGGCCGTTTGAATATCCCTTTGAGTGGCTAGAACGAGGTTTTGCGTGGAATGAAGCATACTTTTTAAAGGCATTACTTCTAAACAATAATAATTATGAAATTTTGTATTTTAATGATTATATGGGGCAAATACATCATGATTTGGTGAAGCAATACATGCCGCTTGCATTGAAAAACTGTGGATGTGGAATTTGGTTAAAGAAAACTTGA
- a CDS encoding COG1361 S-layer family protein yields MKNQADFEIVNTTGIIYAGGEGVVQIEIKNTGEEEARNVKAIINPSDPLSTTDSMAFLSTIAPGSTAVAKIKIKADSAAVPKMYGIDTVVRYENPDGDIVYSDTLQAPVEVKESGLFQRLFGWI; encoded by the coding sequence GTGAAAAATCAGGCTGATTTTGAGATCGTAAACACTACAGGAATTATTTATGCCGGTGGAGAGGGCGTGGTCCAGATAGAGATTAAAAATACAGGTGAGGAAGAGGCAAGAAATGTTAAAGCTATAATTAATCCGTCTGACCCTTTAAGCACAACTGATAGTATGGCATTCTTATCTACTATAGCACCCGGAAGCACGGCTGTTGCAAAGATTAAAATTAAGGCAGATAGCGCAGCAGTACCTAAAATGTATGGAATAGATACTGTAGTGAGATATGAAAACCCAGACGGTGACATTGTATATTCAGATACCCTCCAGGCTCCGGTAGAGGTAAAGGAATCAGGACTGTTCCAGAGATTATTTGGATGGATTTAA
- a CDS encoding DUF7284 family protein: protein MTLDRKYDSGQKEVNSLQASQNSGEPQNGNQLEVKVEAVRESSVSIRESAGYSTVFDALFLLVLISLSGVLLMPSLQADEQYIAAGYVTSSELDSYLLESFLSCKLEDFEYEISPLSALNISVPENSVVESPAHTLFGKEQKHRTLADLTTEYLAISLTLSNNGSAVPLNPLAEDYSDKTSETIATYLDRKVAGRFSYRFEAYWHPVEAFPLGSELIIGEEPPADAIRQSTKLSMPLYAIAPSKDSLLSCVNDSMLEASLNASDEEASTALFQAFNASLDAAALEGAETAVELLFPSDYSGSVFGGETDESFDTLLYGVSENAGEENFPSTEDEFNAYLSDLLETGFALNSETDSENASAAELSLLEALLADHIKEEIRAELEAEFSGEINETVYAMLEAEDFSEAQALRDTEIESIYRQINPGGARIVLYLWKPF from the coding sequence ATGACCCTGGACAGAAAATATGATTCAGGACAGAAAGAGGTGAACTCTTTGCAAGCTTCTCAAAATTCAGGAGAGCCACAGAATGGAAATCAGTTAGAAGTAAAGGTTGAAGCTGTTAGAGAATCTTCTGTTTCTATTAGGGAGTCTGCAGGTTATTCTACAGTTTTTGATGCCCTGTTTTTGCTTGTATTAATTTCACTTTCCGGGGTCCTTCTGATGCCCTCCCTGCAAGCTGATGAACAGTATATTGCAGCCGGATATGTGACTTCTTCAGAACTGGACTCTTATCTACTCGAATCCTTTCTTTCCTGCAAACTTGAGGACTTCGAGTACGAAATCTCTCCTCTTTCGGCACTTAACATTTCAGTCCCTGAAAACTCGGTTGTAGAAAGTCCTGCTCACACCCTTTTCGGAAAGGAACAGAAACACAGGACTTTAGCTGACCTGACAACCGAATACCTGGCAATATCCCTTACTCTGTCAAACAACGGCTCAGCCGTTCCGCTCAACCCCCTTGCTGAGGACTATTCAGATAAGACTTCCGAAACTATAGCTACTTATCTGGACAGAAAAGTTGCAGGAAGGTTTTCTTATCGCTTTGAAGCTTACTGGCATCCCGTGGAAGCCTTCCCCCTGGGAAGTGAACTTATAATCGGAGAAGAACCTCCTGCAGATGCTATCCGACAGAGTACAAAACTATCCATGCCTCTTTATGCAATTGCACCTTCTAAGGATTCCCTTCTCTCCTGTGTGAATGATTCTATGCTTGAAGCTTCACTTAACGCTTCTGACGAAGAGGCTTCAACAGCACTTTTCCAGGCTTTTAATGCTTCTCTTGATGCTGCAGCTCTTGAAGGGGCGGAGACAGCTGTAGAGCTGCTTTTCCCGTCGGATTATTCGGGGTCGGTTTTCGGGGGGGAAACGGATGAGTCTTTCGATACCTTGCTTTACGGGGTTTCTGAAAATGCGGGTGAAGAAAATTTCCCCTCCACAGAAGACGAATTTAATGCCTATCTTTCGGACCTGCTTGAAACAGGGTTTGCACTCAATTCCGAAACTGATTCAGAAAATGCATCCGCTGCAGAACTCTCTCTACTTGAAGCCCTGCTGGCAGACCATATCAAAGAAGAGATAAGGGCAGAACTCGAAGCTGAATTTTCAGGTGAGATTAACGAGACTGTTTATGCCATGCTCGAGGCTGAAGACTTCTCTGAGGCTCAGGCTCTAAGGGATACAGAGATAGAATCAATTTACAGGCAGATCAATCCGGGAGGGGCAAGAATAGTCCTTTACCTCTGGAAACCATTTTAA
- a CDS encoding 30S ribosomal protein S15, translating to MAKMHTKRKGKSASTRPNRTEAPEWCKIGADEVTSITLDLWKQGVSTSEIGMILRDRYGVPDAKLVTGKKITTILKENNVYSNIPEDLTNLIVKALKLRKHLAINKKDVHNKRSLNLTESKIRRLVKYYKQEKVLPRDWFYKPETAEMMITR from the coding sequence ATGGCAAAAATGCATACCAAAAGAAAAGGCAAGTCGGCCTCCACCAGGCCTAACAGAACCGAGGCACCCGAGTGGTGCAAGATTGGAGCAGACGAAGTCACTTCAATTACACTGGATCTCTGGAAACAGGGTGTCTCCACATCCGAAATCGGAATGATTTTAAGAGACCGCTATGGAGTCCCTGACGCCAAGCTTGTCACAGGCAAGAAGATCACAACAATTCTCAAGGAAAACAACGTTTATTCTAACATTCCTGAAGACCTTACCAACCTCATTGTGAAGGCTCTGAAGCTGAGGAAGCACCTTGCTATTAACAAGAAAGACGTTCACAACAAGCGTTCCCTCAACCTGACTGAGTCCAAGATCAGAAGGCTTGTTAAGTATTACAAACAGGAAAAGGTACTTCCGAGAGATTGGTTCTACAAGCCTGAAACCGCAGAAATGATGATTACCAGATAA
- a CDS encoding ABC transporter ATP-binding protein: MILSVDELQFLYRNRKILHEIAFSIDEGEVVAILGPNGVGKTTLLKCLNRILNPRGGTVRIGGENLSDLGTMEIARLIGYVPQRVETGRLTAFDAVLLGRRPHIKWDITEKDLKIVDSVFKLLSMENLRLSYIDEMSGGELQKVAIARSLVQEPKVLLLDEPTSSLDLRNQVEILAIIRQIVLQHKIAAVMTMHDLNQAFRYADRFILLKGGKVHAYGGAEVITPQVIEEVYGLPVVIGEISGMRCVVPGSPAWDCKISYAASKL, from the coding sequence ATGATTCTTTCTGTAGATGAACTCCAGTTTTTATATCGTAACCGTAAGATCCTGCATGAAATCGCCTTTTCAATTGATGAGGGCGAAGTTGTCGCAATCCTGGGTCCCAACGGGGTTGGCAAGACTACCCTGTTAAAATGCCTGAACAGGATTCTCAACCCGAGAGGGGGAACAGTCCGTATAGGCGGGGAAAACCTTTCCGACCTCGGGACAATGGAAATTGCACGCCTTATAGGGTACGTTCCCCAGCGCGTAGAAACAGGACGGCTGACGGCTTTTGATGCAGTCTTGCTGGGGCGGCGACCTCATATTAAATGGGATATTACGGAAAAGGATCTCAAGATCGTTGATTCGGTCTTCAAGTTACTTTCGATGGAAAACCTGCGCCTGTCCTATATCGATGAGATGAGCGGAGGAGAACTCCAGAAGGTAGCAATAGCACGTTCCCTAGTTCAGGAACCAAAAGTCCTTCTCCTTGACGAGCCGACAAGCAGTCTTGACCTGAGGAACCAGGTGGAGATCCTGGCCATTATCAGGCAGATAGTCCTTCAGCACAAGATTGCGGCTGTGATGACGATGCATGACCTCAACCAGGCTTTCAGATATGCAGACCGGTTCATTCTCCTGAAGGGAGGGAAAGTTCACGCCTATGGAGGAGCGGAAGTAATTACCCCTCAGGTAATCGAAGAGGTATACGGTCTGCCAGTCGTTATCGGGGAAATTTCAGGTATGCGGTGTGTGGTTCCGGGGAGCCCTGCATGGGACTGCAAAATAAGCTACGCTGCAAGCAAATTATGA
- a CDS encoding FecCD family ABC transporter permease — MHFADGAVPEDYLAYVRRKYLWIMGGFLLLFIMFIYSISVGAVTIPPREVLQTLMGQSVSDKWDSIIWNIRLPQALAAIVAGAGLSVAGVVMQSILRNPLGSPFTLGISNAGAFGAAFSVIVLGTGKMQSSVANAVILNNPYLTTMVAFIFCLLATGVILLISRIRGSSPEVMVLAGVSLSSLFTAGTMFLQYFADDTQLAAVVFWTFGDVGRLNNWMELGIMAGVVLFAVLFFIANRWNYNAIDAGDETAKSLGVNVEKIRLIGMIIAALVSAVIVSFLGVIGFVGLICPHMVRRIIGDDQRYLIPGSTLLGAILLLVSDTAARLIVSPYVLPVSILTAFMGAPTFIYLLIRGYNR, encoded by the coding sequence GTGCATTTTGCCGACGGAGCAGTACCAGAAGATTACCTCGCATACGTGCGTAGGAAGTACTTATGGATTATGGGGGGGTTCCTGCTCCTCTTCATTATGTTTATCTATTCAATCTCGGTAGGAGCGGTGACAATACCTCCTCGTGAGGTATTACAAACCCTGATGGGGCAGAGTGTCTCTGATAAATGGGATTCAATTATCTGGAACATCCGCCTCCCTCAAGCCCTGGCTGCGATAGTAGCAGGAGCCGGGCTCTCAGTTGCCGGGGTGGTAATGCAGTCTATCCTGCGCAATCCGCTGGGGTCTCCGTTTACTCTCGGCATCTCAAACGCCGGAGCTTTCGGGGCTGCCTTCTCGGTAATTGTGCTCGGGACAGGAAAGATGCAATCGAGCGTTGCAAATGCCGTCATCCTCAACAACCCTTACCTGACCACAATGGTTGCTTTCATCTTTTGTCTTCTCGCCACAGGAGTGATCCTGCTCATCTCCCGGATTCGTGGGTCTTCACCCGAGGTAATGGTGCTTGCAGGTGTTTCTCTGTCTTCTCTCTTTACCGCAGGGACGATGTTCCTGCAATACTTTGCTGACGATACCCAGCTTGCAGCAGTTGTCTTCTGGACCTTTGGCGATGTCGGAAGATTGAATAACTGGATGGAACTGGGGATTATGGCAGGTGTTGTCCTGTTTGCGGTTCTATTCTTCATTGCCAACCGCTGGAACTACAATGCAATCGATGCAGGGGATGAGACCGCAAAAAGCCTCGGTGTCAACGTGGAAAAGATAAGGCTTATAGGCATGATTATTGCTGCACTTGTTTCGGCTGTAATCGTTTCGTTCCTTGGTGTCATAGGGTTCGTGGGGCTGATCTGTCCGCACATGGTAAGACGGATCATAGGGGATGACCAGAGATACCTTATACCTGGCTCAACCCTCCTTGGGGCAATCCTCCTTCTGGTATCGGACACCGCAGCCAGGCTTATAGTATCACCATATGTGCTTCCCGTCTCTATCCTTACAGCTTTCATGGGAGCACCGACTTTCATTTACCTGCTTATTAGGGGGTATAATCGATGA
- a CDS encoding iron ABC transporter substrate-binding protein, translating into MNISSRIKFNKIIFIGVLIAALIATSGCTSKSTPVEDREGLVPAESAGINTNSTEVTESAGVTITDGFGRDVTVPENVDEVVCSGAGSLRYLVYLQAQDRVVGVDSLEKKEAEIEGRPYALTNPQLKDYPLIGEFRGNDDPEKIIVINPQVILRAGTTGQPPATSAAEADTLQDKTNIPVISFPYGSLKNEEQKAEMYSSLRIMGEVVGKQERAEEVIAYIEATMKDLESRTADIPESERKTVYVGGISSSGAHGIISTEPAYSPFLWVNANNVAAGMGADHADIAKEALVDWDPEYIFIDIGTLQAGNEGAIGELKNDPSLKGLSAVKNGNVYGVIPYNFYSTNYESVLANAYFVGKVLYPDRFEDIDPEAKADEIYTFFVGKPVFSDLNGQYNDTGFKQILQ; encoded by the coding sequence ATGAACATTTCTTCCCGTATTAAATTTAATAAGATTATTTTCATAGGAGTGCTTATCGCTGCCCTGATCGCAACCTCGGGGTGCACGAGCAAATCCACTCCTGTTGAGGACAGAGAAGGCTTGGTTCCGGCAGAGTCTGCCGGGATCAACACAAATTCTACGGAGGTAACAGAATCTGCAGGAGTCACAATCACAGATGGTTTCGGCAGAGACGTAACCGTGCCTGAGAACGTCGATGAGGTCGTTTGCTCAGGGGCAGGGTCCCTGCGCTACCTTGTATACCTGCAGGCTCAGGACCGCGTAGTCGGAGTTGACAGCCTGGAAAAGAAGGAGGCAGAGATAGAAGGCCGACCTTATGCTCTTACAAACCCACAGCTTAAGGACTATCCCCTTATCGGCGAGTTCAGGGGCAATGATGACCCGGAAAAGATAATTGTGATCAATCCCCAGGTTATCTTGAGAGCCGGCACAACTGGCCAGCCCCCGGCAACAAGCGCCGCTGAAGCCGACACTCTTCAGGATAAAACCAACATTCCGGTAATCTCATTCCCTTACGGGTCTTTGAAGAATGAGGAGCAGAAAGCCGAAATGTACAGTTCACTCCGGATAATGGGTGAGGTAGTGGGTAAACAGGAAAGAGCAGAAGAGGTCATCGCTTATATCGAAGCTACGATGAAAGACCTCGAAAGCAGGACTGCCGACATTCCGGAATCCGAAAGAAAGACTGTCTATGTCGGAGGAATAAGCAGTTCAGGAGCCCACGGGATAATTTCCACAGAGCCGGCTTATTCGCCATTCCTCTGGGTAAATGCAAATAACGTTGCAGCCGGGATGGGCGCAGATCATGCGGATATTGCCAAAGAAGCTCTGGTGGACTGGGACCCCGAGTATATCTTTATCGACATTGGTACCCTCCAGGCGGGCAACGAAGGAGCTATCGGAGAACTCAAGAACGATCCGTCACTCAAAGGGCTTTCAGCCGTGAAAAATGGAAATGTTTACGGAGTAATCCCCTACAATTTCTACAGCACCAACTATGAGTCAGTGCTTGCAAATGCTTACTTTGTAGGAAAAGTACTCTATCCGGACCGGTTTGAGGATATTGACCCTGAAGCCAAAGCCGACGAAATTTATACCTTCTTCGTCGGCAAACCTGTGTTCTCTGACCTGAACGGACAGTACAATGATACGGGTTTCAAGCAGATCCTGCAGTAA
- a CDS encoding tubulin/FtsZ family protein codes for MLNILIIGNGQCGNRILDSINRHALGRGKNCGKLARFYSTQRFKSHVETLALNTAINDLKEMKFTKAKDRIHIEHLHGVGANRNIGKQVFEAKKEIIMRQIEERGNFDLAFVITSASGGTGSSFTPLLVKEMKNRYNYPVYCLVVLPFREEGTLYLQNTAFSIQEIRQSGADGIILADNQYLKNIGGSIQEAYDGINDMIAERILFLLDALDSEMMMVTDLGDFQTVMSGGAGLATMGFFRADKEIPIKTAIQNSLSPLGLLFSTNVYEEASRAMIVIKGDRKYLSIDDISTEIEKLSGAVGHVFKGIIVRSGEYPQVLSVLTLESARELENLYSVAVQAINQEKAKKQRVEQGDELDKTFSQIEGLDPEY; via the coding sequence TTGCTCAATATACTAATAATAGGAAACGGGCAATGCGGGAATAGGATTCTTGATTCCATTAACCGGCATGCACTGGGAAGGGGGAAAAACTGCGGCAAACTTGCCAGGTTTTATTCCACACAGAGATTTAAAAGCCATGTCGAAACTCTCGCACTGAACACTGCAATTAATGACCTAAAAGAGATGAAATTTACAAAAGCGAAGGATAGAATCCATATTGAACACCTGCATGGGGTTGGTGCAAACCGGAATATCGGAAAGCAGGTTTTTGAGGCGAAAAAAGAGATCATAATGCGGCAGATTGAGGAAAGGGGTAATTTTGATCTGGCGTTTGTGATAACCTCGGCTTCCGGGGGGACCGGTTCTTCGTTTACTCCTCTTCTCGTAAAAGAAATGAAAAACCGATATAATTATCCTGTTTATTGTCTCGTTGTCCTTCCTTTCAGGGAAGAGGGGACGCTTTATCTGCAAAATACTGCTTTTTCGATCCAGGAAATCCGTCAAAGCGGAGCAGATGGAATTATCCTTGCAGATAACCAGTACCTGAAAAACATCGGAGGAAGCATTCAGGAAGCCTATGATGGTATTAATGACATGATTGCCGAACGTATCCTCTTCTTGCTTGATGCCCTTGACAGTGAGATGATGATGGTAACAGACCTTGGGGATTTTCAGACTGTCATGAGCGGGGGCGCAGGACTTGCAACGATGGGCTTTTTCAGGGCTGATAAGGAAATACCTATCAAAACAGCAATCCAGAATTCACTTTCCCCTTTAGGCCTTCTGTTTTCAACCAATGTTTATGAAGAAGCAAGCAGGGCAATGATTGTGATCAAAGGTGACCGCAAATACCTGAGCATAGACGATATTTCTACTGAAATCGAAAAACTATCGGGCGCCGTAGGACATGTATTTAAGGGAATCATCGTTCGCAGTGGCGAGTATCCTCAGGTCCTATCTGTACTTACCCTGGAGTCAGCCCGTGAATTGGAAAATCTCTACAGCGTAGCTGTCCAGGCGATTAATCAGGAGAAGGCAAAAAAGCAGCGGGTAGAACAAGGAGACGAACTGGATAAAACGTTTTCCCAGATTGAAGGGCTAGATCCTGAATATTGA
- a CDS encoding BatD family protein, whose protein sequence is MKLKGIYITVLFAFLVLLISSSTASAKTAVYEGDIEEGQAYQLNNYIIEITDIFPEANTASYYVYEKDQEVTNGLLDVNESIEFDFEEGGKIQLRLKSVHAGGVLPRATIEIIMSNYNAGDLYVSEVIENGRSEATFAGDPEVEITKSIDKSNIELGENVTVTVKAKNTGNDTANNVSFTDPKQEHFVLEETTYELSGAVPKIDYGESVPETLVYIYKLKATEAGTFDLRAVTATYTNSAGQAYQSSSNTPSLNVSDGNKQSANVETAMNVDVSSVERNGKITSTVVLRNTGNAPAQAVRLDILVPEGLEYVEGEDGIETVGGTPRIYLETLGPNNDKEFTYTLKAKEIGTYNVSSELSYEYNNGIDAGNLKGSNKSTTSSINVKEGKFDFLIKNPLYIIIFIIILAAAGVHIYRRHRQYRY, encoded by the coding sequence GTGAAACTAAAAGGGATTTACATAACTGTTTTGTTTGCTTTTCTTGTCCTGCTGATATCTAGCAGTACAGCTTCGGCAAAAACTGCAGTGTATGAGGGGGATATTGAGGAAGGACAGGCATATCAGCTTAACAATTACATTATCGAAATCACTGATATCTTTCCTGAAGCCAATACAGCCTCATATTATGTGTATGAAAAGGATCAAGAAGTAACAAATGGTCTACTGGATGTAAACGAGAGCATTGAGTTTGATTTTGAAGAGGGGGGTAAAATCCAGCTGCGACTGAAGTCTGTGCATGCTGGAGGGGTATTGCCCAGAGCCACGATTGAGATCATAATGTCAAACTATAATGCAGGAGACCTCTACGTAAGTGAAGTTATTGAAAACGGGCGCTCTGAAGCAACTTTTGCAGGGGACCCGGAGGTTGAAATAACAAAGTCTATAGATAAATCGAATATTGAACTCGGAGAAAATGTAACCGTTACGGTAAAGGCAAAAAATACCGGTAACGATACTGCAAATAACGTTTCGTTTACAGACCCGAAACAGGAACACTTTGTCCTTGAAGAAACCACATATGAATTATCAGGTGCAGTTCCTAAAATCGATTATGGAGAGTCGGTTCCTGAGACTCTCGTTTACATATATAAATTAAAGGCAACTGAGGCAGGAACCTTCGACCTCAGAGCTGTGACTGCTACTTATACGAACAGTGCCGGTCAAGCCTACCAATCTTCTTCTAACACTCCTTCTCTAAACGTAAGTGACGGAAATAAGCAAAGTGCAAATGTTGAAACTGCAATGAATGTGGATGTCTCATCCGTAGAAAGAAATGGAAAGATAACCTCTACAGTTGTCCTGAGAAACACAGGCAATGCTCCTGCGCAGGCTGTCCGCCTTGATATTCTTGTTCCGGAGGGCCTTGAGTATGTGGAAGGCGAAGATGGCATCGAGACCGTCGGCGGAACTCCCCGAATATATCTCGAGACACTGGGGCCCAATAACGACAAAGAGTTCACATATACTTTAAAAGCAAAAGAAATTGGTACTTATAATGTAAGTTCTGAGCTTTCTTATGAATACAACAACGGCATAGACGCCGGGAACCTGAAAGGGAGCAATAAGTCAACCACATCAAGTATCAATGTCAAAGAAGGGAAGTTCGATTTTCTCATTAAAAATCCGCTGTATATCATAATTTTTATAATTATCCTTGCAGCCGCTGGGGTCCATATCTATAGAAGACACAGGCAATACCGATATTAA